The nucleotide sequence atcctcgtcatcgagtcggaggaggagacctgcgtcaccagatgggccatgtctggGACTAGGCTCcgtcggggtggtactgggaggcactACCTACTGGAGGGCGCATGTTGGTGAGGAGCTAGCCTGTCATTaacccaaaccttctttggtggcagtcgcgtgggccagtgacggtccagaggctcgaggaccctacggaggtggtgcgtcaccgtgtcagtgaggaggatgcgcacgtccgtcgctacttgtttgcgttggagcacaggttctccaatacctagcaggttctccagggatctcactagagctatgatcctgtgatggttccttctctgtgggtgtccaccgcccgcgtcgatacccgtcgtgcgctagggttttagttgtattagtgatgttatatgtatgatactattcgggatgtattagtgataatattcgatgatgtacggacgcatgagatgatttacttttgcttattaaatgcatgctaatttgattcctataagatattttgaaatgtatatcttgtgttgctaaaataggatatgttcttgcccaagtggccggtcatgtttgcacgTTACACCTCCGAgtagcctatgttttgccggagtgttgattcatttccgttccaaaaaatttcaggcgctcgatatgtcctattttagaaaaggtcatgccagattttttccctgaattttggcatgacttgttcCAGAATATGTAAGAAATATCGAATgccccagatttgtgtgttgagtatcctggtagttgtcttcgattgaTTTCAAtaaatgtttcaactatgaacatagggaatgtctgacgacgaaaaggatttcggtatttggaaatactgcaaagacgagcacggcctgtgcgacggaatcttcctagatgatgataggcgcttcaacatcaagctggacgaaaacttcgaagtggatacagtaagtcacaacgacaagtcttttttctaattaagcatgacagctacttcatttgcttcaacttatttttttactattctactagcgtatcccctgccatgcaagagtttttgtattggataagataggtttcagtcgtactatggaggtaaagaaagtttacttgaagaccgagcatggatatattttccacgcaaaattatacaattcagacgactacacctattttggatgcaaaacatggcgagcactatgcaagacttatgcatttgagcctgatatggttatcacctttgatatttgtccggaagatgatattgaaggtaataccgacatctggggtcgatgtgcagatgcctccagttataacattatgtgagtttcttaaccatatttatgtatttgatattgtttattcaaaaatagttgacaactaatttctattgtcagcttatttccgttcaagcaaacatgtccagcgcttggtagacaggacctactactatgtcggggctgaactaaactgcaaggagctaagtcattatgtttcatgccttgtggatcttgataccgtcaagacaaattttcttcctggatttagaaatgttagtactgaaaacgtgcaatcaatagtgttcgtaatgaactacggtcacatctatttaggaaagatggtaagatttttactatttgtcctcagtgcatctttcccatacattattttttaagctaaacttcattgccaAGTATGTTatcatacgatgttcttcaacaaggactcctgatgaatgttgtgcctcatgggatcgagactaaaggtaccatattgttagcttacgaccaagatatcctacaaatCACTATAGTGCATTCAGGATTAGCGACGAattcttaatagtgaaagactggaccaaatctgtgatggaggagcgcagacaagtactaggggTCAGCAATCAGAAGTGCAGCCCACGATTAagagacatgttcatctgcatgctccaacttaatgaaggaggagagctacacatgttttatgttattttacctgagagagacagcaccaggagtgattagctagctagaaatgagtttgaagatgatgatgtgctacactagactatgatgattaaatagctagtgttggtgataatgactatgatgattattattagctagtgttagtggtgattaaataaataatgttggtggtaatgactatgatgatgattaaatagctttgtgctggtggattagattcaagtggaggcaacatgtggtgcacatcaaaagtactactagtccaaacttgatcaagtttggattagtagtatactcttgacatgcaccacatattgcttccacttgaacctaatcaaccttcatttgacacactgttatggacataaagATATAAaactcataattggtattgtaccaaaatttgtataacggcggataaatacactaaaaaaatactagtagcgatcgATAGTAAACACGCTGCAACTAGCTAGATTACGAGCAGCACGCGTGTGCACAAGCGCTGCAGCTATgtctcttagcagtagcgcgtgccacACGCGTTACTACTAAGTAATAGTTGTatcgccttattagtagcgcgacaccacgcgctactagtgggcttaaaacccgcgctactactagggttttccctagtagtgttagttgcatcaattttatataattttagtttcaataatactaaaGGTGGCTTATaatattttgaacagaaaatactttgataattttagtttcataaattttatttatgttattaattttttttaatttttttctacttatcaattttattaaagtttatattatttggtttcaaattacttatttattttattttattttttttctgacttcatttgttatttttcatgcatttactgattatttacagctataagaccatgaaattgaaaagcatttgaaatgaactctgaaaaggttccaagttggcatggtatcatcatttcacccacatagcatgtgcaagaaagtacagagggttacggcaaaaactggatgcacttcgtgtacaaaacagacaatctccttcgaagtatccgggtttcatacggaaactcgtctgtcacaaagggatttcattttttttaacttatttgtaCTCCATAGTTTTtcagtgttcaaaatgcaccattcaaagacacatcatcaatttacaaccctttctgacttcatttgttatttttcatgcatttactgattattttgagctataagaccatgaaattgaaaagcatttgaagtgaactctgaaaaggttccaagttggcatcgtatcatcatttcacccacatagcatgtgcaagaaagtacagagggttacagcaaaaactggatgcacttcgtgtacaaaacggacaatcttcttcgaagtatcaaggtttcatacggaaactcgtatgttacaaagggatttcatttttttgaacttatttgaactccatagtttttcagtgttcaaaatgcaccattcaaagccacatcatcaatttacaaccctttctgacttcatttattatttttcatgcatttactgattattttgatatataagaccatgaaattgaaaagcatttgaaatgaactctgaaaaggttccaagttggcattgtatcatcatttcacccacatagcatgtgcaagaaagtacagatgATTACGGCacaaaatggatgcacttcgtgtacaaaacggacaatctctttcgaagtatcagggtttcatacggaaactcgtctgttacaaagggatttcatttttctatgttcaaaatgcaccatttaaatccacatcatcaatttacaaccctctcatgaatagataagtgactaaattaatagaagttcatcatcacattaaaacaaagtacatacatagttctcattgaaaaacatttcaacgcaaaaacaaatgcgatcataatcgcaaccaaggtaacaactgatccaactgcataatgataccaagcctcggtatgaatggcatattttctaatctttttaatcttcaaccgcattgcatccatcttgatcttgtgatcatcgatgacatccgcaacatgctactccaatatcatcttctcctcctctatttttcttattttttccttcaagtaattgttttcttcttcaactaaatttaacctctcaacaatagggtcggttggaatttccggttcaacaaactcctagataaataaaatctatgtcacgttggtcggcataattttcataaacaataaatgaaccaaatagttatcaaaatataatatataccacatctgaatcatagacaggacgagggccgacgggggcggataccaaaaccatcgcactatataataacaaggaataataaaagtaagaaaattagacaagtatctatctgaagtaagaagtttttttcttttagaaagaagataagaacaagaggctcaccacggtggtgccggcgacgagatcggcgcgggcgatcgacgacggcgaagacggggacggggcgtgatggaccgctaaatctagacaaatctcgaggaaaatggagctcggaggtcatGTTTCGAGAGGataaagattaactagtgtggctcggacatttcatcgaacacctcatgtgcataggaggtgagctagagcacccaaatgcccttcccttcggccagaaaaaacagagtgctctgccgcggcgatgggtatatataggcaaaatatTTGACCCGGTGCGTGGCATAAATCGGGACTAAAGCCCACCCTTCTATACCGGTTCAAGGAAAGAACGGtaccaatggatgtgggccaggagctcggcacattggtctcggttcgtgcctagaaccggaacAAATGAGTCCaggcgaaccgggaccaatgcccacgatgccccggccggcccccaggctcatgaaccgggtctaatgccccccatgggtcctggttcatgaagaaccgggactaatgggctggccaggcccgaaccaaagccctgttttctactagtgtatgggatcacgaggatcccttctgtgGTTGTGGGGCAAGgggattgtgagaagagcaggattagtaactagcacaaggatcatttacccaagttcgggccgcaaggaacgcgtaaaaccctagtcctgctttggtggatgtattgagtgttcttgagctcttgaactagctatggtggctgcgtggttcaaaagagccgaatccccctcaagtacgccatgggcctccttttgtagtcaaaacgggctgccacagtggcacacaggaggcggaaaggcctacagtgctacgagcttatcgctcatattataagacaaggcgcatttaatgcgtagcttaggtgtcctcttgctttatcggggacgggagcgaggcccgtcccgtccatcgccgctccttctCGCCCCGACACGctccctggccagcgatgcgtacggcgccatgtaggcaggcaagtagctgaggtggcgcggtggtggagccttcacgaagatttgcatgccgccacgtaggcatgtgctgagttggcctggaagttgcatgttgccacgcaggtgcctgcccagctggttgggctggcagctgcatgtgaacgacggtggagacttggttggtgcgggcctggcagtggccctgctgacgcccttggcaagggtcttgcagggtggcccggcaaggatcttgtcgcgGCGCGCTGTTGTCcacagcaaggatcttgccgggggtcttgagggtttcctcggcaaggatcttgtcaaggattgttgccttccaatcctcatctgatctcatatattatttgtcttcacaaagatctgcatgtcaccatggAGCTGCCTCCCGAGCCTggcccaatgtggttgatggtgtttgagaccgtgggttcgagggtggctcactccgctggcgtgggcgagctgccccggcaaggggcttgccggggctgctgaggctgccccgacaagggtctttccggggAAACATGCTTCGTCTatctgctctctgtggtctcggTCTTTGGCATTGCGCAGATTGCTTTTGCGGCTTCGACTCCTCCCTTTTTTCCTGCTAACTGTGGCTTCTgcccgtggctctgactgcccgcacacaagtaaaagggtacaaaggagtgcccctactttagtacaccgacaggcggGGGCAGGGGAAATGCCAATTTTTGGAACGGCTTTTCAGGTGGGGGAAAAGCAAACTCCAGCCAGTATCGTGGGTCTACGTGTGACGGGCATGGCAGGGCGCCTGCCACATGTAAGTGGACAGCACTGGCGGGCGGCCGACTGGCCCCTACTACAAGTGTATAATATGTACTTCCTTCATGCCATTTAAGAGTGATTACCACAATTTAGCTGTGGCAAGCAACAGTCACACTTGTTGGCGCCGCCTCTAGCAGCGCCGCTCTTCTTCTACCTTGCGCTGCCTCgcacaactctctctctctctcctttctatCTTCTCTCAAGATCACATGGACTCACACACACCAGGGAAGGAACCGAgaaacacgcacacgcacacataaACCAAGGAGAAGACACTATAGCTTTGCCCAGTCACTTCCCTTGGCTACCACGAATGGCTACATTGTTTCTCCTCACCTCACTTTTCTATTACTCAATGCAAAGCTTATATACACAGGAGGCTGGCCTTCAAGCACATCCCGGCCAGGCCACCAAGTCACGGCCGCCACACTCGGCCACTAACAGCACACACGATGCCACTCCTAGAATCTCTCCAGGACGTGCATGCACCACCGGCTAACAACTCATGCGTGCATGCAATTAGCTAACCAACTAACTGATTCTCTCAGCTCTTGACTTATCTATCCAGCCGGTGCCTTGACTCCAGCCCAAAGCATGCAACTAACCACCTCACCAGATCACTTGGCTTCAATTGTTTCTGCAGCGCCGTCTCACACGGCTGTACCGCGTCTCGCGGTACTCGGCATCTCATCGTCTTTGTCGCATCGCACGACCTTCTTCGACATCTCGCCTTTGCACCCTGCTGAACCAAAACTACGTACGTACCAACCACACGGCAAGTTACTCTATCAcctaaactacatgcaaaactcaaACTTAAACATATGATACAAAACACCAAGATTAGTTCTAACATTCACCCCCTAATCTTGATGTCAGTCTTCCACGCAGATCACCCGCAGCTTCTTCTCGACGCTATCGCAGCGCCGCAACGCTCCATCATGTCGTGGACGACACCATCGTGTTGCCGATTACCATAACATCTTGCCGCACGCAGCAGCAACCTCTTGACGTGGACGACACCTTCGTGGCGCCGGTCACCACGTCGTCACATCTGCCCATCTTGCTGATGACATCACACCACCCTAGACAGCACCGTCGACGAGCTTGACGCCGATCCTCATGACGACATCGCGCCGCCGTACCTCCCAACGGCATCACACCGTTGTCTTCTTGTGGCAGCTTCGCGCCGCCATCTCCATCTAGCGGCATCGCACCGCAACCATATGCTCGTGCGGCATCACACCGCCAAACACCTCCGTGTCGTGCCACCGTCCTCCATCTCGCATGAAGTCCGCCATGTGCCCGTCACCACAGCCGTAGCCTTCACCACCGTCACGCCGGCCACCATAGCCGCAGGCACCGCCGTCGCCGACGTCGTCGCAGCACCGGCCTGTCACCATCTTGTCGGGGATGACGTCCTCGCGACGTCGATCACCGCACATCTTCACCTTGCGGCATCGCACCGCAATGGCCCACCGGCGGCTTTGCGCTGCCGCCGGCCATCACCTCGCGCCGGCGTCCTCCACCTCACATGGAGTCTGCCACGGCGCTGCCACCGCCTCGGATCGACAAGGCTCTGATGCCAAATGTTGGCGCCGCCTCACCTCGCAGCGCCACTTCTTCTTCGACATCTCGCCTTTGCACCCTGCTGAACCAAAACTACGTACGTACCAACCACACGGCAAGTTACTCTATCAcctaaactacatgcaaaactcaaACTTAAACATATGATACAAAACACCAATATTAGTTCTAACAACACTCGCCACTGATGTAAAAATAAGCAGTAGCGGGCCTTTGTTACTGCCCGCCACAGTTATATTGCATTACGCGGCCAGTTCCGAAACTTTCTACTAGTGGCGGGCATGTATTCCTGCCCGCCACTGCTTTGTTACTAGCAGTGGCGGGTAAGCTTTGGTACCCGTCACTGCTATGTTTCCAAATTAGCTGTGGCGGGTGACACACCTCGCCCGTCACAAATTTGTGTTCACCTATAATCCATTTCCTAATGGTGTATGGTTTTCTTGGGCGATGGTCGGTGACAAGATGACCAAGCAATAAGATGCAACATGGGGTGATGGGCAGGTTTAGGATCTTGCCTCGGCAACTATTTTTCTTGTGTTCTAGAATGCATGTATGGTTGTTATGGTGGGTTTACCTAGACTTTCATAGGTGTAGGATCTCTAGCTTAATATTNNNNNNNNNNNNNNNNNNNNNNNNNNNNNNNNNNNNNNNNNNNNNNNNNNNNNNNNNNNNNNNNNNNNNNNNNNNNNNNNNNNNNNNNNNNNNNNNNNNNNNNNNNNNNNNNNNNNNNNNNNNNNNNNNNNNNNNNNNNNNNNNNNNNNNNNNNNNNNNNNNNNNNNNNNNNNNNNNNNNNNNNNNNNNNNNNNNNNNNNNNNNNNNNNNNNNNNNNNNNNNNNNNNNNNNNNNNNNNNNNNNNNNNNNNNNNNNNNNNNNNNNNNNNCATCCATTGGTTTTTTGTGAATACAAAATTCCAAGCACGTGCCAAGCTTGAAACTTATAAAAACTAGGCCTCCAAATTTATAAATATCTTTTAAACCGTGTTTGGAATTTAAACGTCATTATTCGAATTATATGTTGATCAAAACATGGTATTTAAATTCTCCTGGTCTTTTGGGCCAGGGCCTCGACAAAGGCATAATATTAGCCTAATTCTTGGCAAGGTTTTTAATCTTAGAAACAAAGCAATCTTGGATGACATATACGAAAATTCTTTAAAAAAATCACTAACTTTCAATGAATTCTAACATAAtttaaatttattttcaagtttgTTTGAATCTGGCTCAAAATTCCGGGCTTACAAGTATTTCAGACCACATCGAAATTTGCACGGATCTTCACGCAAGATCAAATGAATATAGCACTGACTGGGACTTAGCAAAACTGATTTGGGATCAGTTAAGCTCCtacaaatatataatgcagcaacaaaaaacaaaaaaaattaggacaagaACAATAGACttcaaacagagtggacatcaagtTAGATGTGACATAAATATGTCACATTTAGATGTGTCTTAAACAGACCCATTCGGGATAGCGTGTGGTGCCGATATAAATATACGGATCATGATATTTTCATGTCTTCAGTCTTCAAACTACCAGTAGGTGGTGGCATTCATTTGTTGCACGTAGCCTTTGTTGATTAGAACTTGGCACCGCAGTTTGCTCCGTGGTGGCTAATTAGTAAGTTAGTGAGTAAATTGATGTCTAGAGAAAATTAGTGAATTCATCTAACGTTGTTCTTCCGTCTGGCTGTCCGTCCGCCTCCATTATACGTACGGTGGCCGCCGGTGTACCTGCCACAGCAAAGATTCCAGAGAGTGCAGACAAGGAACAACTCATTAAACAATGGGAATTTTACCTGCTGCTCCGAAGGACAGCCCACCACATGCAGGCGTGGGGACACTCCGGCGCTATATATTTCCCCGGCGCCAGTCCATCATCAGCAGCCGCAGCTCAAGCTTCCCCTGATTAACTAGTCACCTAGCCATCGTCGTTTCTTGCATAGCCAAGCAAGAAACAAGCTTCTTGACCGAGAAGATGGCGTTGAGGGCTAGGACGATGCTGGCGCTGCTGCTCGCCGCGGTGGCGGTGACATGCGCGCGGGCGCAGCTGCACGACAATTTCTACAGCGAGTCGTGCCCCAGCGTGGAAGACGTCGTGAGGAAGGAGATGGTGAGGGCGCTGTCACTGGCGCCCAGCCTCGCCGGGCCGCTCCTCCGTATgcacttccacgactgcttcgtcagGGTAAGCTACGTTTGCATGCATGTTGTCTGTCCCTGTCCTGCCCTGTTGTGTGGTGTGGCCTGACCAGTGACCACCATGAATTAATGCAGGGGTGCGACAGCTCGGTTCTGCTGGACTCGGCCAACAAGACGGCGGAGAAGGATGCGCAGCCGAACCAGACGCTGCGAGGCTTCGGATTTGTCGAGAGggtgaaggccgcggtggagaAGGCCTGCCCCGACACGGTCTCCTGTGCCGACATCCTCGCCCTCATTGCCAGGGACGCAGTATGGCTGGTGAGTATAGACTACTGGGCCATTTTGCAAATGACACGGTACGTGTGGAAGCCAAATTCTAATGCTGCTCGATCATGGTTTCTCCAGAGCAAGGGTCCATTCTGGACAGTTCCTCTCGGCCGGCGAGACGGCAGCGTGTCCATTTCCAACGAGACCGACGCTCTGCCACCCCCGACCTCCAACTTCACCGTGCTCACCCAGCTCTTCGCCGCCGTGAACCTCGACGCAAAGGACCTTGTCGTCTTGTCCGCCGGGCACACCATCGGGAcgtcgcactgcttctccttctCCGACCGGCTCTACAACTTCACCGGCATGGAGAACCCCAGCGACATCGACCCCACGCTGGAGCCACAGTACATGATGCGGCTAAAGAGCAAGTGTGCCAGCCTCAACGACAACACCACCCTTGTGGAGATGGACCCCGGCAGCTTCAAGACCTTCGACACCGACTACTTCAAGCTGGTGAGCAAACGGAGGGGCCTCTTCCACTCCGACGGCGCCCTCCTCACCGACCCCTTCACCCGTGCATACGTCCAGCGCCATGCCACCGGCGCCTTCAAGGATGAGTTCTTCGCCGACTTCGCCGCCTCCATGATCAAGATGGGCAACGCCAACCCGCTCACCGGAAGCAATGGTGAGATCAGGAAGAAGTGCAGCGTGGTCAACCATTAAACCACCGACGAAGTACAAGGCTGTTTGGATTTGTGACAATCTTTTTTCCTTGTAAATTACTGTAAAATTGTTATAGATCCTTTCTCTCCCAAATCGTTTTCTTCCATTAATTTATTGTTTCGCTACAACCATGTTAGTTCCTTGTACACACGACGAACACTTTGGTATTGCCACCTCCGACGTGTCGTCCATTGTCATCTGGAGATTATTCATGTTGCGGTTACTAGTTTTCTCTAAGTTTGTCTTTGTTTTATTTTAGATTGTTACATAatgttttgttgtgttttttgttttacCTCAGAGCATATCATAATGTTTCACATGTACAAGTTAAAAGAAGAGTTTTGTCAGATTATCTTTGTTTAGTTATTTGGGGCAGGATGGATAGCAACCATCAAATTTTGCGGCATTGACTATTGGCACTGGCGTGCNNNNNNNNNNNNNNNNNNNNNNNNNNNNNNNNNNNNNNNNNNNNNNNNNNNNNNNNNNNNNNNNNNNNNNNNNNNNNNNNNNNNNNNNNNNNNNNNNNNNNNNNNNNNNNNNNNNNNNNNNNNNNNNNNN is from Triticum aestivum cultivar Chinese Spring chromosome 1B, IWGSC CS RefSeq v2.1, whole genome shotgun sequence and encodes:
- the LOC123095306 gene encoding peroxidase 1, with product MALRARTMLALLLAAVAVTCARAQLHDNFYSESCPSVEDVVRKEMVRALSLAPSLAGPLLRMHFHDCFVRGCDSSVLLDSANKTAEKDAQPNQTLRGFGFVERVKAAVEKACPDTVSCADILALIARDAVWLSKGPFWTVPLGRRDGSVSISNETDALPPPTSNFTVLTQLFAAVNLDAKDLVVLSAGHTIGTSHCFSFSDRLYNFTGMENPSDIDPTLEPQYMMRLKSKCASLNDNTTLVEMDPGSFKTFDTDYFKLVSKRRGLFHSDGALLTDPFTRAYVQRHATGAFKDEFFADFAASMIKMGNANPLTGSNGEIRKKCSVVNH